A section of the Candidatus Tisiphia endosymbiont of Nedyus quadrimaculatus genome encodes:
- a CDS encoding citrate synthase: protein MTNNGIKTLENVELKIGDKSFNLPIKKASIGQDVIDVSGIYSLTGYFTYDPGFMSTAACKSAMTYIDGDQGILRYRGYDIKTLAEKSNFLEVAYLLLNGELPTTNQYKSFSQKVTNHSLVNEQLRSLFMAFRHSAHPMAIMLAVVGSLSAFYPNFLNVEENERELAAIRMIAKMPTIAAMAYKYSIGQPFIYPDNSLDFTENFLHMMFATPCEKYKVNQVVKNALDKIFILHADHEQNASTSTVRLAGSSGANPFACISTGIASLWGPAHGGANEAVINMLKEIGTIDRIPQYIARAKDKNDSFRLMGFGHRVYKSYDPRAVVLRETCKEVLEELGENNNPLLQIATELEKIALNDQYFIERKLYPNVDFYSGIIYQAMGIPSQMFTVLFAIARTVGWMGQWKEMHEDPEQKISRPRQLYTGYVQREFIPFDKR, encoded by the coding sequence ATGACAAATAATGGAATCAAAACTCTAGAAAATGTTGAATTAAAAATAGGTGATAAGTCTTTTAATTTACCAATAAAAAAAGCATCGATTGGTCAAGATGTTATTGATGTTAGCGGTATATATTCATTAACAGGCTATTTCACTTATGACCCTGGCTTTATGTCTACAGCAGCTTGTAAATCTGCAATGACGTACATAGATGGGGATCAAGGGATATTAAGATATCGAGGATATGATATTAAAACGTTAGCAGAAAAAAGTAATTTCTTAGAAGTTGCCTATTTACTGTTAAATGGTGAATTACCCACCACGAATCAGTATAAATCTTTTTCTCAGAAAGTTACTAATCACTCGCTGGTTAATGAACAGCTTAGAAGTTTATTTATGGCTTTCCGTCACTCAGCTCATCCTATGGCAATTATGTTGGCTGTGGTAGGATCTTTATCTGCATTTTATCCAAATTTTTTAAACGTAGAAGAAAATGAACGCGAGTTAGCTGCTATTAGAATGATTGCAAAAATGCCAACTATTGCAGCAATGGCATATAAATATTCAATAGGTCAGCCCTTTATATATCCTGATAATAGTTTAGATTTTACTGAAAATTTTCTCCATATGATGTTTGCGACGCCTTGTGAAAAATATAAGGTAAACCAAGTAGTAAAGAACGCCTTAGATAAAATATTTATTCTCCATGCTGACCATGAGCAAAATGCTTCCACTTCAACAGTACGTTTGGCCGGATCATCCGGTGCTAACCCGTTTGCCTGTATCAGTACTGGCATAGCGTCTTTATGGGGACCAGCACATGGCGGAGCAAATGAGGCAGTAATTAATATGCTGAAAGAGATTGGGACAATAGATCGTATTCCACAATATATTGCAAGAGCAAAAGATAAAAATGATTCTTTCCGCTTAATGGGTTTTGGTCACCGAGTCTATAAAAGTTATGATCCAAGAGCAGTTGTACTTAGAGAGACCTGCAAAGAAGTATTAGAGGAATTAGGAGAAAATAATAACCCATTACTACAAATCGCTACTGAGCTTGAAAAAATTGCTCTCAATGACCAATATTTTATAGAGCGTAAGCTTTATCCAAACGTTGATTTTTATTCTGGTATTATTTATCAAGCTATGGGGATACCATCACAGATGTTTACAGTGCTTTTTGCTATAGCAAGAACTGTTGGTTGGATGGGACAATGGAAAGAGATGCATGAAGATCCCGAACAAAAAATTAGCAGACCTCGGCAATTATATACTGGGTATGTACAAAGAGAATTTATTCCTTTTGATAAAAGATAA
- the atpC gene encoding ATP synthase F1 subunit epsilon, whose protein sequence is MNKTIRVKIVTPANVVFDMGARMVTMPGELGEFEVLPGHELLIANLKDGLTKITVDNSVFKYFIYSGLAEVTWTNVNIVTEFAVDTSSLQLHEIIRKIDSLTKEIDEEIDDTKIDIIKLDIARYESLLAHI, encoded by the coding sequence ATGAATAAAACAATTAGGGTTAAAATTGTAACGCCAGCGAATGTTGTGTTTGACATGGGAGCTCGGATGGTAACAATGCCGGGAGAATTAGGAGAATTTGAGGTTTTACCAGGCCATGAGTTATTGATTGCAAATTTAAAAGATGGATTGACAAAAATTACAGTAGATAATTCTGTATTTAAGTACTTTATCTACTCAGGGTTAGCTGAGGTCACGTGGACAAATGTAAATATAGTAACAGAGTTTGCTGTTGATACTAGCAGTTTGCAACTACATGAGATAATTAGGAAAATAGACTCTTTAACAAAAGAAATAGACGAAGAAATTGATGATACAAAAATTGATATTATTAAATTGGATATTGCTAGATATGAATCTTTGCTGGCTCATATTTAA
- a CDS encoding dicarboxylate/amino acid:cation symporter: protein MKLWKKVTLGLILGIMFGIYCPEYVSYIKPVGDIFLRLIKMIIAPLIFFSLVAGITSMSDPTSLGRVGIKAVAAFLGTTFFATVFGLTVALVLKPGHGVHINFDVASNISQEKSFNMIDFFVNIVPDNVVGAFASSNVLQIVFFAIFSGLILNKMGASAAPIKDLFHRLSKMVLKMISMIIQLSPYGAFALTAWVVGTQGFDVMISLSKLVVAVVIAMICQYGIFGTLIYVFCRMSPLPFYKKSLEYQILAFSTSSSKATLATTMQVCRERLGISESSTSFILPLGASINMDGFAINLALTTIFFAQMMGIDLAVHDYLVIIITSTLGSIGGAGIPGASLIMLPMVLSSIHLPIEGVAIIAGIDRILDMLRTTINITGDATITLIIDNSEGTLDRDTYNSL, encoded by the coding sequence ATGAAATTATGGAAAAAAGTTACCTTGGGATTAATCCTAGGTATAATGTTTGGTATATATTGTCCTGAATATGTATCTTATATAAAACCGGTAGGAGATATTTTTTTGCGTTTGATCAAAATGATTATTGCTCCTTTAATATTTTTTAGTTTAGTAGCAGGCATAACTAGTATGAGTGACCCTACTTCTCTTGGCAGAGTAGGAATAAAGGCTGTTGCTGCTTTTTTAGGAACTACTTTTTTTGCCACAGTTTTTGGTCTTACAGTTGCTCTTGTATTAAAGCCAGGTCATGGTGTTCATATTAACTTTGATGTTGCCTCAAATATTTCACAAGAGAAATCCTTTAATATGATTGATTTTTTTGTGAATATTGTGCCTGATAATGTCGTAGGGGCTTTTGCCAGTTCTAATGTTTTACAAATTGTATTCTTTGCAATATTTTCTGGACTTATACTAAATAAAATGGGAGCTAGTGCTGCACCCATTAAAGATTTATTTCATAGATTATCAAAAATGGTGTTAAAAATGATCTCAATGATCATTCAACTTTCTCCATATGGTGCATTTGCTTTAACGGCTTGGGTAGTCGGTACACAAGGCTTTGATGTAATGATTAGTTTATCAAAATTAGTTGTTGCCGTAGTGATTGCCATGATATGTCAATATGGTATTTTTGGCACGCTAATTTATGTATTTTGTCGAATGTCACCATTACCTTTTTATAAAAAGAGTTTGGAATACCAAATACTTGCCTTCTCTACTTCTAGTAGTAAAGCAACGCTTGCTACAACTATGCAAGTTTGTCGTGAACGGCTAGGTATCTCTGAATCTAGCACTTCTTTCATATTGCCACTTGGGGCATCGATAAACATGGATGGGTTTGCTATAAATTTAGCTCTTACCACCATATTTTTTGCTCAAATGATGGGTATAGATTTAGCGGTGCATGATTATTTAGTCATTATTATTACCTCAACTCTTGGATCTATAGGTGGTGCTGGTATTCCAGGGGCCTCTTTAATAATGCTACCTATGGTTCTGTCTTCAATCCATTTACCGATTGAAGGTGTTGCTATAATTGCTGGAATTGATAGGATATTAGACATGTTACGTACTACCATTAATATTACAGGTGATGCAACAATTACCTTGATTATCGATAACAGTGAAGGTACTTTGGATAGAGATACATATAACTCGCTTTAA
- a CDS encoding IS4 family transposase has product MSSALSQLLGNYFFKSFASIKLIEQIILGLLQVRDVNLTQLALTIKGDKQESRYKKLQRFFAKCELSYTSLAKLLVRLAGIDTDQWLLVLDRTNWKFGKLDINILVLSICHKGIAIPIMWDMLPKAGTSNNIERQQLMERFITVFGIEKMSALLGDREFIGDLWLKFLADKMIPFYIRIKANLAIGRAEDELVTVNHLIKKLQNGEYILFKGKRYLGKNYKGPKVSVAALRNDEGVLVIIATNDNPHVALNIYKKRWEIESLFACLKTRGFNFENTHIIHLDRISKLLGLLAIAFTFAYVVGQWQNSIKPIKLKKHGRKSISLFRYGLDYLQRIFLNIEEMMEKWMEVITRLCPKNCVNFEIGYI; this is encoded by the coding sequence ATGAGTTCAGCGTTATCACAACTATTAGGAAACTATTTTTTTAAGAGTTTTGCAAGCATAAAATTAATAGAACAAATAATATTAGGATTACTGCAAGTGAGAGATGTAAATCTTACCCAGCTTGCCTTAACGATAAAAGGAGATAAGCAAGAATCACGCTATAAGAAATTACAGAGATTTTTTGCCAAATGTGAATTATCATATACGTCCTTAGCCAAGTTATTGGTGAGGTTGGCTGGAATTGATACTGATCAATGGTTACTAGTGCTTGATCGGACAAATTGGAAATTTGGCAAGCTTGACATCAATATTTTAGTATTATCTATTTGCCATAAAGGCATTGCTATACCAATTATGTGGGATATGTTGCCAAAAGCAGGAACTTCTAATAACATTGAACGTCAGCAATTAATGGAAAGGTTTATTACTGTATTTGGCATAGAGAAGATGTCAGCATTGCTTGGGGATCGGGAGTTTATTGGTGATTTATGGCTAAAGTTTTTAGCCGATAAAATGATACCATTTTATATTAGAATCAAAGCCAATCTTGCCATTGGTAGAGCAGAAGATGAGTTAGTTACTGTTAATCATTTAATTAAGAAGTTACAGAATGGTGAATATATATTGTTTAAAGGAAAAAGATATTTGGGTAAGAATTATAAAGGACCTAAAGTATCTGTGGCTGCACTGCGTAATGATGAAGGCGTATTAGTAATCATAGCTACCAATGATAATCCGCATGTAGCACTAAATATATATAAAAAAAGATGGGAAATAGAAAGCCTTTTTGCTTGCCTTAAGACGCGGGGTTTCAATTTTGAAAATACCCATATAATACATTTAGATAGAATTAGTAAATTGCTTGGTTTACTTGCTATAGCATTTACTTTTGCTTATGTTGTGGGTCAATGGCAAAATTCTATCAAACCTATAAAGCTTAAAAAACATGGTAGAAAGTCTATCTCCTTATTCAGGTATGGCTTAGATTACTTGCAGAGAATATTTTTGAATATTGAAGAAATGATGGAAAAATGGATGGAAGTTATAACAAGGCTCTGTCCAAAAAACTGTGTAAATTTCGAAATAGGTTATATATAA
- the istB gene encoding IS21-like element helper ATPase IstB, whose product MNNVYQESTREDIINVMRKLKFTGMLESYDEIISDAIRRKEASNYILHNLLKSELTTRTLRSIQSRISAAKFPEKKDIDNFIFIDTPINQEQIMHLYSCEFIKTSRNIILVGGTGSGKTHLAIALSTKAVRKGYKSRFFNLVDLANQLEYEKNSAQVGKLAASLQKIDVLVLDELGYLPFSKNGGQLIFHLLSKIHSNTSIIITTNLIFSEWSQIFGCNKMTSALLDRVCHNCDIIETGNESYRMKKKQ is encoded by the coding sequence ATGAACAATGTATATCAAGAATCTACTAGAGAAGATATTATAAATGTTATGAGAAAGCTAAAATTTACAGGGATGCTTGAGTCTTATGATGAAATTATATCTGATGCCATAAGGCGTAAAGAAGCCTCGAATTATATTTTACATAATTTATTAAAATCTGAACTAACAACACGAACTCTTAGGTCTATTCAAAGTAGGATTAGCGCAGCAAAGTTTCCTGAGAAAAAAGATATAGATAATTTCATATTTATCGATACCCCAATAAACCAAGAACAAATTATGCATCTATATAGTTGCGAGTTTATTAAAACATCTAGAAATATAATCCTAGTTGGTGGTACTGGTAGCGGTAAAACTCACCTAGCTATTGCATTAAGTACAAAAGCAGTACGAAAAGGTTATAAATCAAGATTTTTTAATCTTGTAGATCTTGCTAATCAATTAGAATATGAAAAGAACTCTGCTCAGGTAGGAAAACTAGCAGCTTCCTTGCAAAAAATAGATGTACTAGTCCTAGATGAGCTTGGTTATCTACCATTTTCTAAGAATGGCGGTCAACTTATCTTTCATCTATTATCTAAAATACATTCCAACACTTCAATTATTATTACTACTAATCTTATATTCTCAGAATGGTCACAAATATTTGGTTGTAATAAAATGACTTCAGCGCTACTTGATAGAGTTTGTCATAATTGTGATATCATTGAAACGGGAAATGAAAGTTATCGTATGAAAAAAAAACAATAG
- a CDS encoding type II toxin-antitoxin system Phd/YefM family antitoxin translates to MLKKSPTALLAKSSGEPIALLNHNKPTAYLLPAELYEQVVEILDDRDLLKLAEERLKERSYSS, encoded by the coding sequence ATATTAAAAAAGAGTCCTACGGCATTGCTGGCTAAATCTAGTGGTGAGCCTATTGCTTTATTGAATCATAATAAACCAACGGCTTATTTACTTCCAGCTGAGCTATACGAACAAGTAGTTGAAATATTAGATGATAGAGATTTACTTAAACTTGCTGAAGAAAGACTAAAAGAAAGAAGCTATAGCAGTTGA
- the cutA gene encoding divalent-cation tolerance protein CutA: protein MVQRCCVILTTTNDRQVVDKITTNLLEANLAACIQVDDIVSYFKWESKISSVLEYRIVIKAKSDNYNTIEKVITDIHNYDLPQIIKLDIQDGLFSYLNWVTQSI from the coding sequence GTGGTACAAAGATGTTGTGTGATTTTAACTACGACCAATGACCGGCAGGTGGTAGACAAAATAACAACTAACTTATTGGAAGCAAATCTAGCTGCTTGCATACAAGTAGATGATATAGTCAGCTATTTTAAATGGGAAAGCAAGATTTCTTCTGTGCTAGAATATCGTATTGTGATAAAGGCTAAGTCTGATAACTACAATACAATAGAAAAGGTGATTACTGATATACATAATTATGATCTTCCGCAAATAATAAAGCTCGACATTCAAGATGGGCTGTTTAGCTATTTAAATTGGGTAACTCAAAGTATCTAA
- a CDS encoding 6-pyruvoyl trahydropterin synthase family protein, translating to MIKCTRKIEFDAGHRVVGHENKCQFLHGHRYVLEVTAGSSVTDNLGMVIDFGHMKSIIQKWIDDNFDHNLILHQNDREMGDRICDWTGQKIYYMQQNPTAENIALYLKLDILPKLFTNSSFVITKVKLFETPNCFVEV from the coding sequence ATGATAAAGTGTACTCGTAAAATTGAATTTGATGCAGGTCATAGAGTTGTTGGACATGAGAATAAGTGTCAATTTCTACATGGTCATCGTTATGTCCTTGAAGTTACAGCGGGATCAAGTGTTACCGATAATCTTGGTATGGTTATAGATTTTGGTCACATGAAGTCAATAATACAAAAGTGGATAGATGATAATTTTGATCATAATCTTATATTACATCAAAATGATAGAGAAATGGGAGATAGAATATGTGACTGGACTGGTCAAAAAATATATTATATGCAACAAAATCCAACCGCAGAAAATATAGCGTTATACCTAAAATTGGATATTTTGCCCAAATTATTTACTAATAGTTCTTTTGTTATTACAAAAGTCAAATTATTTGAAACACCTAATTGCTTTGTTGAGGTATAA
- a CDS encoding helix-turn-helix domain-containing protein, giving the protein MANLQTKLSSLMMQKNINAVEIEKKTGLSRNTVYSILYGSSKNPSANNLQLIAKALDISLEALVVDNEISHEVLTIDQMKIFSKATSATINMLIERNLIFSSTNLTALIKEVYEYALKKQSVDNTFIDWMIDKYHKP; this is encoded by the coding sequence ATGGCAAATTTACAAACCAAACTTAGCTCATTAATGATGCAAAAAAATATAAATGCTGTAGAGATAGAGAAAAAAACTGGATTAAGTAGAAATACTGTTTATAGCATTTTGTATGGTAGTTCAAAAAATCCTAGTGCTAATAATTTACAATTAATTGCAAAAGCCTTAGATATTAGCCTAGAAGCTCTTGTTGTTGATAACGAAATAAGCCATGAAGTGCTAACTATTGATCAAATGAAAATTTTTAGTAAAGCCACTAGTGCAACAATTAATATGTTAATTGAAAGAAACTTAATTTTTTCATCTACAAATCTTACAGCTCTAATAAAAGAAGTATATGAATATGCACTGAAAAAGCAGTCTGTTGATAATACATTTATAGATTGGATGATTGATAAATATCACAAACCTTAA
- the istA gene encoding IS21 family transposase — MESKRKILGRYRRGEGIRSISRELNISRNTVRSIIRTQGEIKSDYIRIIQPIPKLGKYIESLERMLRDNKNSKPKKTGKALFEELKIYGYQGSYSAVSRYINTWNDRNFEINIKACVPLSFAPGEAYQFDWSSEQVILAGEIINVKVAHFVLCYSRKKFIYIYPTEAQEMVFDAHVRAFTFFGGSPTKGIYDNMKTAVSKVLKGSNNREWNPKFEKLCAHYLIEPIACSPARGNEKGRVERQVQIDREQFFTPMPKALTLQELNDILTSRLVTYNSSHKHPEYKDKTIDEAYQLERNFLVSVPVLFNGCKEIDIKVSITCLARYESNNYSVHCSCAGKIVQCKIYAEHLVFIYNGQEVGRHKRKFTKGETCYDVNHYLPILRYKPGALRNGEPFLNMNLPEELIEVRRRLESSPAGTRDFAHILSYIAMESIEAVVSACTQALKIGTVSKEVILNIILRNKDELKVTEPSNYQEYHTLKHIPKANCEIYDNFLKLGGK; from the coding sequence ATGGAAAGTAAGAGAAAGATATTAGGACGTTATCGTCGTGGAGAAGGTATACGTTCAATAAGTAGAGAATTAAATATATCACGTAATACAGTTAGAAGTATCATTCGTACGCAAGGAGAGATTAAATCTGATTATATACGAATAATTCAACCTATACCTAAACTTGGGAAATATATTGAGAGTCTTGAGAGGATGTTGCGGGATAATAAGAATTCAAAGCCTAAAAAAACAGGGAAAGCTTTATTTGAGGAGTTAAAGATTTATGGGTATCAAGGCAGTTACTCTGCTGTTAGTCGTTATATTAACACTTGGAATGATAGAAATTTTGAGATTAATATAAAAGCTTGCGTACCTTTATCCTTTGCTCCTGGGGAAGCTTACCAATTTGACTGGAGTAGTGAGCAAGTAATATTAGCTGGAGAAATAATAAATGTTAAAGTAGCTCACTTTGTTTTGTGTTATAGCCGTAAAAAATTTATCTATATTTATCCTACTGAAGCTCAAGAGATGGTATTTGATGCACATGTTAGAGCCTTTACTTTTTTTGGTGGTAGTCCAACTAAAGGGATTTATGATAATATGAAGACTGCTGTCAGTAAGGTTTTAAAAGGCTCTAATAATAGAGAATGGAATCCAAAGTTTGAAAAGCTCTGCGCACATTATCTCATTGAACCGATAGCATGTTCTCCAGCTCGAGGTAATGAAAAAGGTAGGGTTGAGCGACAAGTACAGATTGACCGGGAACAGTTCTTTACTCCTATGCCAAAAGCTTTAACCTTGCAAGAATTAAACGATATATTAACCAGCAGATTAGTTACTTATAATAGCTCTCATAAACACCCCGAATATAAAGATAAGACTATAGATGAAGCATATCAACTAGAACGTAATTTTTTAGTATCCGTGCCTGTATTATTTAACGGTTGCAAAGAAATAGATATCAAGGTTTCTATTACTTGTTTGGCTAGATATGAAAGCAATAATTATAGCGTTCACTGTAGTTGTGCTGGGAAAATAGTACAATGTAAGATATATGCTGAACATCTAGTATTTATTTATAATGGTCAAGAGGTAGGTCGTCATAAACGGAAATTTACTAAGGGAGAAACTTGTTATGACGTCAATCATTATCTGCCAATATTAAGGTATAAACCCGGAGCATTAAGAAATGGTGAACCATTCCTTAATATGAATTTACCAGAAGAGCTCATAGAAGTTAGAAGACGTCTTGAGAGCAGCCCAGCAGGTACAAGAGATTTTGCTCATATATTATCGTATATAGCAATGGAATCCATAGAAGCAGTAGTATCAGCATGCACCCAAGCACTAAAAATAGGAACTGTTAGTAAGGAGGTAATTTTAAATATTATATTACGTAATAAAGATGAGTTAAAAGTAACAGAGCCAAGTAATTACCAAGAATATCATACTTTAAAACATATCCCGAAAGCTAATTGTGAGATATACGATAATTTTCTCAAGTTAGGAGGTAAGTAA
- the atpD gene encoding F0F1 ATP synthase subunit beta, whose translation MTKTIGKIVQIISAVVDVQFSSDGKLPKILNALECDNNGEKVILEVSQHIGDDIARCISMGPTEGLVRGQAVADTGETIKIPVGIGTLGRIINVVGVPIDERGKIDSTDFASIYKPAPNFVDQSTERNILVTGIKVIDLLAPYSKGGKIGLFGGAGVGKTVLIMELINNIAKAHGGYTVFAGVGERTREGNDLYHEMIGSGVIDLKNPKKSKVALVYGQMNDPPGARARVALTGLTIAESFRDLDGGQDVLFFVDNIFRFTQAGSEVSALLGRIPSAVGYQPTLATDMGELQERITSTKLGSITSVQAIYVPADDLTDPAPAASFTHLDATTVLSRQIAELGIYPAVDPLDSSSQLLNPAIVGEKHYSVAREVQKVLQTYKSLQDIIAILGMDELSESDKLTVTRARKIQRFLSQPFHVAEVFTGIAGKFVSLADTIEGFHGLVSGKYDYLPEAAFYMVGSIDEAVEKGETLKEKVA comes from the coding sequence ATGACGAAAACTATTGGCAAGATTGTGCAGATTATTTCAGCTGTAGTCGATGTGCAGTTTAGTAGTGATGGTAAATTGCCAAAAATTCTCAATGCACTTGAATGCGATAATAATGGAGAGAAAGTGATACTAGAAGTATCACAGCATATAGGAGACGATATTGCTAGATGTATATCTATGGGTCCAACAGAAGGGCTAGTAAGAGGGCAAGCAGTAGCAGATACAGGAGAGACTATTAAGATACCTGTCGGTATTGGCACACTCGGACGCATAATAAATGTGGTTGGTGTACCAATTGATGAAAGAGGTAAGATTGATTCAACTGACTTTGCTTCAATTTACAAACCAGCTCCAAATTTTGTTGATCAATCAACTGAAAGAAACATTTTGGTTACAGGGATTAAAGTCATTGATCTTTTAGCTCCTTATTCAAAAGGAGGAAAAATTGGGTTATTTGGTGGTGCTGGGGTAGGAAAGACAGTGTTAATTATGGAACTTATTAATAATATAGCAAAAGCACATGGAGGATATACGGTTTTTGCAGGAGTTGGGGAAAGGACTAGAGAAGGTAACGACCTTTATCACGAAATGATTGGCTCTGGGGTAATTGATTTAAAAAATCCCAAAAAATCTAAAGTAGCTCTTGTTTATGGGCAAATGAACGACCCACCCGGTGCAAGAGCTAGAGTTGCTTTAACTGGTCTTACTATAGCCGAAAGTTTCAGGGATTTAGATGGAGGACAGGATGTCTTGTTTTTTGTCGATAACATTTTTCGTTTTACCCAAGCTGGTTCTGAGGTATCAGCCCTTTTAGGCAGAATACCTTCAGCAGTTGGTTATCAACCAACACTGGCAACAGATATGGGAGAGCTACAAGAGCGTATTACTTCAACAAAGCTTGGATCAATTACCTCTGTGCAGGCTATTTATGTGCCAGCAGATGACCTAACTGATCCTGCTCCTGCTGCCTCTTTTACCCATTTGGATGCGACTACCGTACTTAGTCGACAAATTGCTGAGCTTGGTATTTACCCGGCAGTAGATCCACTTGATAGTAGTTCACAATTACTAAATCCGGCAATTGTGGGAGAGAAACATTACTCGGTTGCTCGTGAGGTACAAAAAGTTTTACAGACATATAAGTCTCTGCAAGATATAATTGCCATTCTAGGAATGGATGAGTTATCGGAATCAGATAAATTAACCGTTACTAGGGCAAGGAAAATTCAACGCTTTTTATCTCAACCTTTCCATGTTGCCGAAGTATTTACAGGTATAGCTGGGAAATTTGTTAGTTTAGCTGATACTATTGAGGGGTTTCATGGGTTGGTTTCCGGCAAATATGACTATTTACCAGAGGCTGCTTTTTATATGGTTGGTAGCATTGATGAAGCAGTAGAGAAAGGTGAAACCCTTAAAGAAAAAGTGGCATAA
- a CDS encoding transposase: MNKKTNESIKQAVDLLIDNDTDVSTILKEGGLLKELTKRLIEKALQSEMNNHLGYDKYSRADNDNARNGITSKKLISEHGAVEIEVPRDRHNTFEPAILPKRQKRFDGFDDKVLSLYAKGMSISDIKIQLQELYSVEISEGLISQITDDVMDEVKAWC; this comes from the coding sequence ATGAATAAAAAAACTAATGAATCAATAAAGCAAGCAGTAGATTTATTAATAGATAATGATACAGATGTAAGTACAATACTGAAAGAAGGAGGTTTATTAAAAGAATTGACCAAACGTTTAATAGAGAAGGCACTGCAGTCAGAAATGAATAATCATCTAGGCTATGATAAATACAGTCGTGCAGATAATGATAATGCTCGTAATGGTATAACTAGCAAAAAACTGATCTCCGAACATGGAGCTGTAGAAATAGAAGTACCAAGGGATAGGCATAATACCTTTGAACCCGCAATACTACCAAAACGCCAGAAACGTTTTGATGGTTTTGACGATAAAGTACTATCATTATATGCTAAAGGCATGAGTATATCTGATATTAAGATTCAGTTACAGGAGTTATACAGTGTTGAAATAAGTGAAGGCTTAATCAGCCAAATTACTGATGATGTAATGGATGAGGTTAAAGCTTGGTGTTAA